gccccagccgccggaggcagtctaCACCAGCCGGTGTGGCCAGCTGACCACGTTCAGCAGGATTACAAAGAGAATGAGGCCAATGAACAGGAGTGATCTGTAGACCCGGGTCTGTCCAGCAGTTTCGAGGGTCCAGTCGGGAACGCCGAGCGAGTTGCAGAAGATATGGACTGCTACGCCTGACCACacgctgctggtgttgaggAACAGGTACGTTGCGTACCAGCCAAAGACAGTGGTGAAGAGGAACTGGAATGTGGTGCCGAGAAGAAtgtttttcagcagctgcgTGTTGCCCGAGTCGCCGGGAACACTGCGTTTTAAATATGTCTCGTAGGCATGGTGGGCGTGTGCGATACCAAAATATAATGGggtaataaatatcattgTGGCTCGTGAAGCGCCAGATGCCAGATAGAATGCTAGAATGCATGCTCGAAATGCCACTTCCTCTGTCAATGGTCCGACAAAGTAGTTGCGAATTCCGTATATATTCGCCATGGCATATTTTATATCTCCCAGTATAGATTTGACATCGAATCCATactcaaaaacaaaaaaattcactAGTGGTCCTATAAACAGGGCGCTGGTGAGAAGTACACATTTGAGGGGATCCAGAATGAGGCTCGTGACTCCGAACGACATGTGTAAAGACTGCCAACTGTAGTACCAAGTACCGTATATTTTTTCGACATATGTTAGCACTACTGGAACTAGAATTGATAATGCAATTGTGACTAAAGAGATTGTTATCATCCTCTGGCTCACTACCTTGGGATCATCTCGATACTGATCTCGCGAGGGTCGAGTCCCTTTACCAACGTATAACGAGCCAACATATATCGAGGTTACTGCCAGAGAATAGCCAATTGCTTTTAATGTCGACAGTCTATGATATCCATCCATATTTCCTGTCATGATAAAATGGATATATTCAGTTGTATTCAGGACAGAGTCCTCATATAATCTGTAAATGAGAAGTGTATGAAATGAGAAGTTCAGGGGGTTGCCGTCCGTATTTATACATGCGCCCTAACCTAGATTAAGCATATTAGAAGGTTCAACGATAGACGATCATTTACAATAATCGAACATGACACTTTCACTGCACCTCTAATCAGTACACTTTTTATATCTTGAACCCTTTCATCTGGCGCAACTACATTCGAAAATACCCAAAAAGGACACTGGAGCATACAACAGTAGCGCTATTTCATGGTAAGCAGTTGGTTAATGTCTCATGGGTTTTTGTAGGATACTAACAGTTTAGTCTGCCAACTATTGGAACTCCAGCCAGCGTCTTCATTGGCAGCTGACGAAGGAGCAGCTACAGAAATGCCGAGAAAAAGTGGCTCAAAATGAGTGGAAAATGGGGATTCCAGCTGATTCATACAAAGCATATGACCATAACATGCGCATATATCTCCACAGTCTGGTACTGGCATTTGGTAGACAGCTTTCATTGCGCCAGCGAGTCATAGGCACTGCTGAGGTATATTTGGCGCGATTTTTCACGCGAGCGTCGATTCACGAAGTGaatgtttatttattggtAGCCACTTGTGTCTATGTGGCATGTAAGACGGAAGAATGTCCGCAACACATCCGCACCATCACCTCCGAAGCACGAGTGCTGTGGCCAGACTATGTGACTACAGATCCCACCAAAATAGCCGAGTGCGAGTTTTATCTAATAGAGGAGCTCGACACCTATCTCATAGTGCATCACCCGTACCAGTCATTGGGGGGCATTCTCAAAGCCATGTCCGAATCATACAGTCAACTTGAACTGAACCCAGAAGAATACCAAGCCGTGTGGTCGATGATCAATGACAGCTATGCCACTGACCTTATTCTCATGGTAGCACCACACATTGTAGCCATGGCTTGTATTTACACAGTGGTAGTGCTGAAGAGTCCGTTAGTACGGCCGTCGAAACCACTGGAACGAATCAAAGCACGCATCGACCTGATGGTCGGGTTTCTGGGCGAGTCGGGCATCGACCTCGAGAAACTGGCCGAATGTGTCCAAGAGATGGTCTCCCTCTACGTCCGTTGGGAATCGTACGACGAGAACTCGTGCCGAAACCAGCTCGTCAAGGCACTCCTCGGCGTGTGACCACCCCACcctttatttattcagcACTTTAGGTACTCTTATGACTCTAAACGCCTCTATTTAACCATTTATGATTGGGGAGccctcgctgcctccggcggctggggctccgccccagaccccgctgctcctcttgctccgctcgagtcgggacTCGGGGAACGACTCGTACCACCATCTCCAGAAATGCCGGGGGCCCCCcgtcccgactcgagcgaagcgagaggagcaacggggtctggggcagagccccagccaccggaggcaggaccccaTCCCGCCGGCTCACATGGGAGTGCACGATATTTTAGCCAATAACAGGGCGTGTAGTCTAGTTGGTTATGGCGCTCGCTTTGCATGCGAGAGGTCTCTGGTTCGATTCCGGACTCGTCCATTGTTTTTAGATTTCCAGgggtattttttttggcggGTGGTATGTGGTTCGCCACGTGCCAGGCACCGAGTTTGTAGGGTGTAGGTCTGCGATTGCGAGGTCGGTAGCTTCGGTTTGTGTGATCTGTGGTGGTAGCTCAAGCAACAGTGGCCGCCGATCTGACCCCTGTGGCTCCTGGCTATCCCTGCAAGTCGACCCGTTCGCATGTGTAAAGGCGGTGCAGATTAACAGCAAGCCAGGGCTCCTGCGGACGAAATGATCTCAATAGTCACAAACAATAgcatattttttttctttcgaACCGCATATAACGAGTAGTTTATATCAAATAAGCAATGTAGCTAGTGCCGAAGAGTTCTAGCTTAGTCCCCTATAGGGCTAAACAGGTGAACAGTTGGATGTTACCTATTACTAAGAATAGACTGGCGTTTGTGTCGGACTATCATTCTCCTGTAAACTTGCATTGCATTTAGTTACTTCATCTGTAGTGGTCCTAGATTTTCAGGCTCAGTGAATTTTTCCAGTGTGGCTCAGATTGGATTTTTCTTAGAACGGCATCTGTTCAGGAATACGGCTTTTACTGGTTAAAGTGATGCGCGCGCGTGGACGACACGTACCCAGTCAAATTGGTTGACTATCTCTTATATTGTTTTCATATTTGGTTTCattttggtttgttgattttaaaTGGGATTATTTTTTCATTAATTCCTACATTCCAGAAGATAATAAGAAcctgttttgtttttgacagGAGCGTGGATACCTATATTATTCACGGTTAAGTTTAGAAGGACTGTCGGTATATAGGTCTGGCTTCGATAATTTGACATTTTTGGTGCACTGAAATTTTTGGAAGGTTGCACTATATTCTAATTAATTGaccaaaaatattatattgtGGAATTTGGAACGTTTTCTACAGTTATTGgtttttggatttgattaaaattttttatttttttttatttttggatttATTCTGTTCAGGTTTTGGATTTTCCGCCGAGGAGTTGATTCAGCAAATTGCAAATTGATTCCCACTGTAACAGATTCAGGCTCTAATTTGAAAACTCCTGTTGGATCAATATTCAGAAGTTAACTGAATATTTAGGACTGGGATTTAGAACTGAGGACTTTGAAGTGAAGTTTTTGAACTGCGGTTTGGACTTAAGACTCAATACTGTGGAATTGCAAATTGCACAGATCACTAAGTGTCCTGAAAATTCTGTCAAtcacaataataacaagAACAGCGGTAGACTACACAAAGTATTAGTAACTGCACCAGCAagctttatttattaaagcCTCCAACTCCATTCGTTGAACTAATTAGATCAACTCAAAGCTCTGATTGAAGAGCTGTTTGAGCTGTTTTACATTCGCTTttgttcatttttttttcattttcattgcTATTTATAATAACCGGCATTATTCATCATGATTCATGGCTCATCAACCACATCTCCAGAATCCTTCACAGTATCGATTCCTGGCTCGTCGGCTTTAAGCTCGAGGTCCTCTATTTCTCATAGAGTCAAACCCGAGCAAAGCCAATCAACCGGTAAGAAACTATCGGACTCTCAAGCATCTAATCTGTCATATCGTGTTAGACGGTCACGTCAAACTTGGCAGGAATATTTGGCAGAAAGACAGACCAAGTTCTCATTACGACTGATTGCAGTTCTAGGACTGGCTCATCAGATTCCTGCACTTCAACCATTTACCAACAAACTTATACATATCCAATACTACGACCCAGTTACTGAAAAGGCCAGGATCGGAATCAACGATGTATTCATTGTGCTGACGTGGATTGTGCTATTAATTTTTATCCGGGCGACACTCATGAACTATGTATTTATCCCATTTGCCCGCAATGTGACGGGCATGaaatccaaaaagaagcagGTCCGTTTTGCTGAGCAAGGATGGAGTATGTTCTACTACTTCATGGCTTGGGTGCTGGGAATGTATCTTCTCGCTGAGTCGGACTATGCATTTTCCATCCAACATGTCTGGATTGGCTGGCCCCATTATCAGATGAGTCGCACCATGAAGTCATACTATTTGATCCAGCTTGCCTGCTGGTTATCACAGATCTATGTGTTGAACGTCGAGGAAAAGCGTAAGGACTATGTCCAAATGTTTGCTCACCACATTGTTACATGTCTGCTGGTCACTGGATCCTATTACTATTACTATACCCGTATTGGCCATGTGATTCTGGTTCTCATGGACGTAGTCGATGTTTTACTGTCGACGGCCAAAATGCTAAAATACTCTGGTTTCAGCAATATCTGCGACGTCATGTTTGGAATTTTCCTGGTTGGCTGGATTTCCCTGAGACATGTGT
This is a stretch of genomic DNA from Sugiyamaella lignohabitans strain CBS 10342 chromosome C, complete sequence. It encodes these proteins:
- the LAG1 gene encoding sphingosine N-acyltransferase LAG1 (Ceramide synthase component; involved in synthesis of ceramide from C26(acyl)-coenzyme A and dihydrosphingosine or phytosphingosine, functionally equivalent to Lac1p; forms ER foci upon DNA replication stress; homolog of human CERS2, a tumor metastasis suppressor gene whose silencing enahnces invasion/metastasis of prostate cancer cells; LAG1 has a paralog, LAC1, that arose from the whole genome duplication; GO_component: GO:0061576 - acyl-CoA ceramide synthase complex [Evidence IDA] [PMID 15692566]; GO_component: GO:0005783 - endoplasmic reticulum [Evidence IEA]; GO_component: GO:0005783 - endoplasmic reticulum [Evidence IDA] [PMID 11914276]; GO_component: GO:0005783 - endoplasmic reticulum [Evidence IDA] [PMID 14562095]; GO_component: GO:0005783 - endoplasmic reticulum [Evidence IDA] [PMID 22842922]; GO_component: GO:0005789 - endoplasmic reticulum membrane [Evidence IEA]; GO_component: GO:0016021 - integral component of membrane [Evidence IEA,IEA]; GO_component: GO:0016021 - integral component of membrane [Evidence ISM] [PMID 12192589]; GO_component: GO:0016020 - membrane [Evidence IEA]; GO_function: GO:0050291 - sphingosine N-acyltransferase activity [Evidence IEA]; GO_function: GO:0050291 - sphingosine N-acyltransferase activity [Evidence IMP] [PMID 11387200]; GO_function: GO:0050291 - sphingosine N-acyltransferase activity [Evidence IMP] [PMID 11694577]; GO_function: GO:0050291 - sphingosine N-acyltransferase activity [Evidence IDA] [PMID 15692566]; GO_function: GO:0016740 - transferase activity [Evidence IEA]; GO_process: GO:0046513 - ceramide biosynthetic process [Evidence IMP] [PMID 11694577]; GO_process: GO:0046513 - ceramide biosynthetic process [Evidence IDA] [PMID 15692566]; GO_process: GO:0006629 - lipid metabolic process [Evidence IEA]; GO_process: GO:0001302 - replicative cell aging [Evidence IEP,IMP] [PMID 8195187]); translated protein: MIHGSSTTSPESFTVSIPGSSALSSRSSISHRVKPEQSQSTGKKLSDSQASNLSYRVRRSRQTWQEYLAERQTKFSLRLIAVLGLAHQIPALQPFTNKLIHIQYYDPVTEKARIGINDVFIVLTWIVLLIFIRATLMNYVFIPFARNVTGMKSKKKQVRFAEQGWSMFYYFMAWVLGMYLLAESDYAFSIQHVWIGWPHYQMSRTMKSYYLIQLACWLSQIYVLNVEEKRKDYVQMFAHHIVTCLLVTGSYYYYYTRIGHVILVLMDVVDVLLSTAKMLKYSGFSNICDVMFGIFLVGWISLRHVFFNYCTWSAMTDAFQLIDKKCYYDENGELVRCFTSQVHWTLVSMLVVLQVITLIWLWYILRVVVKILKGGSAEDNRSDDEDDEDDDESDSDKSS